The following are from one region of the Roseobacter fucihabitans genome:
- a CDS encoding N-acetylmuramoyl-L-alanine amidase has product MIRHLAFLTACIWMGLASLSALSAQEMTATARVDADQSRIKDRWFGKTDIELHLSQGVPFRVFTLANPPRLVLDFRTVDWSGLRAADLLAGTDALSNLRFGNFQPGWSRLVADLEGPMLPDEVTMRLNEATGRAVLSITMAATEPDAFQARAGAPQDALWPQPQPQQVPAPLVDDRFVVAIDPGHGGVDPGAERENVNEKELMLMLAFELREALLRSGVSDVVLTREADVFVSLEGRVAIAHRAGADVFISLHADALSEGGAQGATVYVLSEAASDKATAHLAARHSRADIIAGTDLTGSDDEVASVLLDLARQETEPRSEALAAALVKGMTQAGGPMNRRPLRNAGFSVLKSADIPSVLVEVGFLSSARDLANLRDPTWRARMTGGMVHAIMTWRDGDAAKRPLVRQ; this is encoded by the coding sequence ATGATCCGGCACCTCGCTTTTTTGACCGCTTGCATCTGGATGGGCCTGGCCTCTCTATCTGCGCTATCCGCACAGGAGATGACTGCCACGGCGCGTGTGGATGCGGATCAAAGCAGAATCAAAGACCGTTGGTTTGGCAAGACCGATATTGAATTGCACCTCAGCCAGGGCGTGCCGTTTCGGGTGTTCACGCTGGCGAATCCACCACGGCTGGTGCTTGATTTTCGCACTGTCGACTGGTCCGGCCTGCGCGCGGCGGACCTTTTGGCCGGAACGGACGCTTTGAGCAATCTACGTTTCGGGAATTTCCAGCCCGGATGGTCGCGTCTGGTGGCCGATCTGGAGGGTCCAATGCTGCCCGATGAGGTCACAATGCGCCTAAATGAGGCGACGGGGCGCGCGGTCTTGTCCATTACCATGGCGGCGACCGAGCCCGATGCGTTTCAGGCGCGCGCCGGTGCGCCCCAAGATGCGCTCTGGCCGCAACCGCAGCCGCAACAGGTGCCGGCACCGCTGGTGGATGACCGGTTTGTGGTTGCCATTGATCCCGGACATGGGGGTGTTGATCCTGGCGCTGAGCGTGAAAACGTCAACGAAAAAGAGCTGATGCTGATGCTGGCTTTTGAGCTGCGGGAGGCTTTGCTGCGCTCGGGTGTGTCCGATGTCGTATTGACCCGGGAGGCGGATGTTTTTGTGTCACTGGAAGGGCGTGTGGCCATTGCCCACCGTGCGGGAGCGGATGTTTTCATCTCGCTGCATGCGGATGCGTTGAGCGAGGGCGGTGCGCAGGGCGCGACGGTTTATGTGCTCTCGGAAGCGGCGAGCGATAAAGCCACGGCGCATCTGGCCGCCCGCCACAGCCGGGCTGATATCATTGCGGGGACGGATCTGACCGGGTCGGATGACGAGGTGGCCAGTGTCTTGCTGGACCTGGCACGCCAGGAAACCGAACCGCGTTCAGAGGCGCTTGCCGCTGCGCTGGTCAAGGGCATGACACAGGCGGGCGGACCGATGAACCGCCGCCCGCTGCGCAATGCGGGGTTCTCCGTTTTGAAATCGGCGGATATCCCGTCGGTGCTGGTCGAGGTCGGATTTTTGTCCAGCGCGCGCGATCTTGCCAACCTGCGCGACCCGACCTGGAGGGCCAGAATGACCGGTGGCATGGTACATGCGATCATGACGTGGCGTGATGGGGATGCCGCAAAACGGCCGCTGGTACGACAATAA